From Xiphophorus couchianus chromosome 4, X_couchianus-1.0, whole genome shotgun sequence, a single genomic window includes:
- the LOC114142502 gene encoding uncharacterized protein LOC114142502 — protein MDPGQDKHQQGDHPEVSEDKGEESHRTSPPITVSSTTSSSEDKVGNKSTSSSSTSSSSTSRSSGSGTSSSSGSGTSSSSGSGTSRSSGSRTSRSSGSSTSRSSGSRTSSSSGSSTSSSSSSYSCTSSSSEDEVGNDCTTSSSPTVDRSYAVLELLEVLPPKFKYTWDIGMAQQPQEPILRLQDSRQIGTSQPYQVGLEEDAGHVMTGMNRKRTKASDAEEESPTKKTRHSVGEEDPVLSSPVTSPSQYMVHEDSVWSHPFLSPLCILAHEDLDWSSPEISPSQYIMHEEPFLSSTVLCPSPLDLILEDPILPPSVFSSSPIPYEEHLLLFPAISPPQRLGLEEEPGHVTSVTCRKRTKGSDAEEEPPGKKTRHSVAEEFPILSSPVIGPSQYILPEDPFLSPTVSTVFSPSPLEPIFEDLILPACVFSPSPTLAFEDPILSFPVLGLSPSAHGNDSSLSSPEDCIWVESEEDTEEEPIPSTAGIGPDGIRVRESFRQAWFRPHYDLSSDSD, from the exons ATGGATCCTGGTCAGGACAAGCACCAGCAGGGTGACCACCCGGAAG TTTCTGAAGACAAGGGAGAGGAGTCACACAGGACTTCACCTCCAATCACGGTGAGTAgtactaccagctccagtgaAGACAAGGTTGGTAATAAaagtactagcagctccagtacTAGTAGCTCCAGCACTAGCAGGTCCAGTGGCAGcggtactagcagctccagtggcagcggtactagcagctccagtggcagcGGTACTAGCAGGTCCAGTGGCAGCCGTACTAGCAGGTCCAGTGGCAGCAGTACTAGCAGGTCCAGTGGCAGCCGTACTAGCAGCTCTAGTGGCAGCAGTACTAGTAGCAGCAGCTCTAGTTATAGTtgtactagcagctccagtgaaGACGAGGTTGGTAATGACTGTACTACCAGCTCCAGTCCGACAGTGGACCGTTCTTACGCTGTGTTAGAGCTGCTGGAGGTTCTCCCTCcaaaatttaaatacacatgGGACATCGGGATGGCTCAGCAGCCTCAAGAGCCCATTTTGCGTCTACAGGACTCCAGACAAATTGGGACCTCTCAACCTTACCAGGTAGGTTTGGAAGAGGACGCGGGTCATGTGATGACTGGCATGaacagaaagagaacaaaagccagtgatgctgaagaggagTCCCCCACCAAGAAGACTAGGCACAGTGTTGGTGAAGAGGATCCCGTTTTGTCATCCCCTGTCACCAGTCCCTCACAATACATGGTGCATGAGGATTCCGTTTGGTCACATCCTTTCCTCAGTCCCTTATGTATATTGGCACATGAGGATCTTGATTGGTCATCCCCTGAGATCAGCCCCTCACAGTACATAATGCATGAGGAGCCTTTTCTGTCCTCCACTGTCTTATGTCCCTCACCATTGGATCTAATTTTGGAGGATCCAATTTTGCCACCCTCTGTCTTCAGTTCTTCACCAATTCCTTATGAAGAACACCTTCTGTTATTCCCTGCCATCAGTCCTCCACAAAGGCTAGGTTTGGAAGAGGAACCGGGTCATGTGACATCTGtcacctgcagaaagaggacaaagggcagtgatgctgaagaggagccccctggCAAGAAGACTAGGCACAGTGTTGCTGAAGAGTTTCCCATTCTGTCATCCCCTGTCATCGGTCCCTCACAGTACATTTTGCCCGAGGATCCTTTTCTGTCACCCACTGTGTCCACTGTCTTTAGTCCCTCACCATTGGAACCAATTTTTGAGGATCTAATTTTGCCAGCCTGTGTCTTCAGTCCTTCACCTACATTGGCATTTGAGGATCCCATTCTGTCTTTCCCTGTTCTTGGTCTCTCACCATCAGCACATGGCAATGATTCAAGTTTGTCATCCCCTGAAGACTGTATCTGGGTGGAGTCTGAAGAGGACACAGAAGAGGAACCAATACCATCAACAGCTGGGATTGGACCAGACGGAATTAGAGTAAGAGAGAGTTTCAGACAAGCGTGGTTTAGACCTCACTACGACTTGTCAAGTGACTCTGATTAG